In Setaria italica strain Yugu1 chromosome I, Setaria_italica_v2.0, whole genome shotgun sequence, the genomic window CGTATGGAACCTCTGGTAGCCGCCGGCGTGTGTCTAGGACCTTCACGCTTCACGGAACAAGGATCACATATGAGCTGAACCACTGAACACCAACCTTATCCTTATCCCGACCCAACTGAACCATGGGCGGAGCTACATGGATGCATGGGTATTCCGGTATTCCTGGGAATACCCAACAATTTTGACAAAAAATTGAGTATGCGTATGGTCTATAGATGTGTATAACTTATGGAGAGCTAAATTGGGTGTTTCTTAGCTTCGTATTCCATCTCTAAGGCCCCAAATTAGCAGCAAACAAACCAACAGCTATTCAACTCTCCTCTTGCCCTCTCCAATATATCGATCTCACAAACAGGCAGCAAAGTTTACAGCTTCCAATTTTCTTGCGCGGTTGATAATTGTGTCATATCATTCAATCCTGCTGTTGCATTTAGCCATTTACCACCTATGATACAAAACATTTGGTTAAGTCTCCTCAGCTTTTTCCAAATGATTTCTCAAGCTTAGAGATGATCAGATTAACATCTTCCTTGTCAAATTAAAGTTCTTCCGCATTGATATTTGTTGAGGTGAGAgctttaaaaaaaatgagaagtcaTTGTGCTTGTTGAAACAAAGAAACACACCAAATATAATGTTGTGTACAAGCTTCTGTGCTAATATTTTTCTGTAGCAACTAGTCGTGTTTCAAAGAGTACTTTCCTATATAAATTATGTGGAGAACAAATTGAGAACTAAGATGACGGTTCAATACTTGAAAGATTGGTAGGTCACATTCACTGCGAATGATTTCATTTTTCAAGCTAAGGATTTAAAGAAATTATACCTTGAATTATCGATGTTGTGAACCTTTTTTATGctttggagtttttttttttactttagaCATGGGAATACCCAACAACAAAATTCTGGCCCCGCCACTGAACTGAGCAATGATTTGTCACGTATGGTTTGCATCTGTTTTGGACTTAATCGAGGTCAATTTGCAAACAAGATTGTATCATGGTGAATTGATCGGTGCATGAAACCGCAACGGCTGCTGTGCTTTCAGTAACCATAGCCGAAAGTCTGAAGAAAGTAGAAGCAGTATCTTGTGATCTGCATTTTGTATTCGTGTCGCTGATCTTGCGAGTAGATTGTGAATATGTACTCTGACGTGACGTTGCTCTTGGATCATGCGCTAGAGAGACGTGAGGCTGATACGGGGACAGGACGAGCCACAAGCCAGAGGCCACCGTTACCCGCCAAACCAACGGCTCAAGCTCAATCCGCTATCGAAAACCGACCGCCCCGCCGAACGGCGCaccgacgcggcggcgcagtcGAAGGGCGCCACGCGACATGAAGAAGAGCTCGGCGGGCGACGTCGACGTGGAGCTGCTCAAGGCGGTGGCGCAGGCGTGGCACGCGCAGTCGGGCAACCCGCGGCCGTCGCGGGCGTCGGAGACCAGCGGGGACGACAgcgacgcggccggcgccggcgcgctcccccgcgcgggcgcggcgcggcaccggCCGTCCCGGTTCAAgcgggaggccgtggccgcggcggccgctgctCCGCCCCGCGAGACGGCGTGGGACTTCGCGCAGTCGCTGTTGGACACGTACGAGCTCGTCGCCGTGGCGCGGAGGCTCGAGTCCGGCCTCGTCATCGCCGaccacgccgcggccgcggcgctggCCGTGCCGCCGCGGGAAGCAGGGAAGCGGGCCAGGGAGAGCAGGCGCAGCCTGAGGAGCTTGCTCCTGCGCTCCACATCGAGGAGGTTCGAGGAACCGAAGAGCTAAGTTTACACGTTTAAGATGCGTAGCATCGCAATTGTAGAGTTTGCTCAGAAATGGCAATAAAGGAAACAGAACGATCCGTCGCAAGGATACACCAGCATCCCAAATTCCCAAGTCTTTCGTAGTAGCATTCAGCATAGTTATACACACAGATGAATAGCCGATTCAGAGTAGCACCGAAACTTTTGACAAGAGAAAGATCCTT contains:
- the LOC101775322 gene encoding uncharacterized protein LOC101775322 — its product is MKKSSAGDVDVELLKAVAQAWHAQSGNPRPSRASETSGDDSDAREAVAAAAAAPPRETAWDFAQSLLDTYELVAVARRLESGLVIADHAAAAALAVPPREAGKRARESRRSLRSLLLRSTSRRFEEPKS